A genome region from Gadus macrocephalus chromosome 15, ASM3116895v1 includes the following:
- the LOC132473462 gene encoding uncharacterized protein LOC132473462: MSLWILSTWLLIAVFGRLAHSYPFKNEWNPNEADFDGPFTNMDSTLSYNNGNSKSSYSDPRYETQNGGYFPLDPVDGYDGFGGSEGYQESNSYSPVASLGGGGASSGWVPRTTGTGTMRLPQQRFQAAGELLRSEAIHEDGDSEGETQERNYYVDDPTSTPYGFQPGELTNIEAFYEGGHFEGETQERGFRPAGQTDDGQTAESVGEEPAGPALSPDDGNPTVLSSLRHFLLLYKRGLLYPGTMEHYASEYTEGKHEREELQKWRHGLY; the protein is encoded by the exons ATGTCTCTGTGGATATTAAG CACGTGGCTTTTAATTGCGGTGTTTGGACGCCTGGCCCATAGCTACCCTTTTAAAAATG AATGGAATCCGAATGAGGCTGATTTTGATGGCCCCTTCACCAACATGGACTCTACTCTAAGCTACAACAATGGCAATTCTAAAAGTTCTTATTCTGACCCTAGATATGAAACCCAAAATGGTGGCTACTTCCCCCTTGATCCTGTAGACGGTTATGATGGATTTGGTGGTTCTGAAGGTTACCAAGAAAGCAATAGCTATTCTCCAGTAGCTTcactgggtggtggtggtgcttcttCTGGGTGGGTTCCTCGGACTACAGGCACCGGCACCATGCGTCTTCCGCAACAACGGTTCCAAGCAGCTGGTGAACTACTGCGCTCTGAAGCAATCCATGAAGATGGGGATTCAGAAGGTGAAACGCAAGAACGTAACTACTACGTAGACGATCCGACGTCAACGCCGTATGGCTTCCAGCCGGGCGAGCTGACCAACATTGAGGCCTTCTATGAAGGGGGACATTTCGAAGGGGAAACCCAGGAACGGGGGTTCAGGCCTGCCGGACAGACGGATGACGGGCAGACGGCTGAATCAGTAGGTGAAGAGCCGGCCGGCCCAGCGTTGTCTCCTGACGATGGTAACCCTACAGTCCTGTCTTCGCTCCGCCACTTCTTGCTCCTCTACAAGAGGGGTCTCCTATATCCAGGAACGATGGAACACTACGCGTCGGAGTACACGGAAGGCAAGCATGAGCGGGAGGAGCTGCAGAAATGGCGACACGGCTTGTACTGA
- the actn2b gene encoding alpha-actinin-2b: MMTQVETIVHYDNGYGYEEEYMLQEDEWDRDMLLDPAWEKQQRKTFTAWCNSHLRKAGTQIENIEEDFRNGLKLMLLLEVISGERLPKPDRGKMRFHKIANVNKALEFITSKGVKLVSIGAEEIVDGNVKMTLGMIWTIILRFAIQDINVEETSAKEGLLLWCQRKTAPYRNVNVQNFHVSWKDGLAFCALIHRHRPDLLDYSKLNKDDPLGNLNLAFDIAEKHLDIPKMLDAEDIINTPKPDERAIMTYMSCFYHAFAGAEQAETAANRICKVLGVNQENEKLMEEYERLASELLEWIQRTTPWLENRTAEKTMSEMQRKLEDFRDYRRMHKPPKVQEKCQLEISFNTLQTKLRISNRPAFMPSEGKMVSDIASAWQGLEQAEKGYEEWLLTEIRRLERLDHLAEKFRQKATTHETWATGKEQVLSEKDYEAASLTEIRALLRRHEGFESDLAAHQDRVEQIAAIAQELNELDYHDVAAVNQRCQAICDLWDQLGTLTQKRREALERTEKLLDTIDQLFLEFAKRTAPFNNWMEGAMEDLQDMFIVHTIEEVQSLIAAHEQFKATLPEADGERQAIVGIQNEVQKISQSYGIKASDINPYCTITMEDLMNKWDKIKKLVPGRDGSLQEEMARQQANERLRRQFAAQANLIGPWIQTRMEEVGRCSLEMGALEDQMTQLKQFEHIIVAYKPNIDKLEGDHQLIQESLVFDNKHTNYTMEHIRVGWEQLLTTVARTINEIETQVLIRDAKGISQQQMNEFRSSFSHFDRKKNGAMETDDFRACLISMGYDLGEVEFARIMLLVDPNASGAVSFQSFIDFMTRETADTDTADQVVASFRILATDKPYILVEELRRELPPDQAEYCIMRMPPYKCPGAPPGALDYTAFSTALYGESDL, from the exons ATGATGACCCAGGTGGAGACCATCGTGCACTACGACAACGGCTACGGCTACGAGGAGGAGTACATGCTGCAGGAGGATGAGTGGGACAGGGACATGCTGCTGGACCCCGCCTGGGAGAAACAACAAAGAAAA ACCTTCACAGCCTGGTGCAACTCCCACCTGAGGAAAGCAGGGACACAGATAGAAAACATAGAGGAGGACTTCAGGAACGGCCTGAAGCTCATGCTGCTCCTGGAGGTTATATCAG GAGAAAGGTTACCCAAGCCAGACAGAGGGAAAATGCGTTTTCATAAGATTGCCAACGTGAACAAAGCTCTGGAGTTCATCACAAGCAAGGGGGTGAAGCTGGTCTCCATCGGGGCTGAAG AGATTGTGGACGGGAACGTGAAGATGACTCTGGGAATGATCTGGACAATCATCCTGCGCTTTGCAATCCAGGACATCAACGTAGAAG AAACATCTGCTAAGGAAGGTCTCCTCTTGTGGTGCCAGAGAAAGACTGCCCCCTACAGGAATGTTAACGTCCAAAACTTCCATGTCAG CTGGAAGGATGGCCTGGCTTTCTGCGCCCTGATTCATAGACACAGGCCCGACCTTCTCGACTACTCTAAGCTCAACAAG gaTGATCCTCTGGGGAACCTGAACCTGGCCTTTGACATCGCAGAGAAACACCTGGACATTCCCAAAATGCTGGACGCAGAAG ATATCATCAACACCCCCAAGCCTGACGAGAGAGCCATCATGACCTATATGTCCTGCTTCTACCACGCCTTCGCTGGAGCCGAGCAG GCCGAGACAGCAGCTAACCGGATCTGCAAGGTACTGGGCGTGAACCAGGAGAACGAGAAGCTGATGGAGGAGTACGAGCGACTTGCAAGTGAG CTACTGGAGTGGATCCAGCGCACCACCCCCTGGCTGGAGAACCGCACGGCGGAGAAGACCATGAGCGAGATGCAGCGGAAGCTGGAGGACTTCCGGGACTACCGGCGCATGCACAAGCCCCCCAAGGTGCAGGAGAAGTGCCAGCTTGAAATCAGCTTCAACACCCTGCAGACCAAGCTGCGCATCAGCAACCGGCCCGCCTTCATGCCCTCTGAGGGGAAGATGGTGTCT GACATAGCCAGTGCCTGGCAGGGCCTGGAGCAGGCAGAGAAGGGCTATGAAGAATGGTTGCTCACAGAGATCCGCAGGTTGGAGAGGCTGGACCACCTGGCTGAAAAGTTCAGGCAGAAGGCCACCACCCATGAGACCTGGGCCACCg GCAAAGAGCAGGTCCTCTCCGAGAAGGACTATGAAGCGGCCTCGCTGACAGAGATACGAGCCCTGCTGAGGAGGCACGAGGGCTTTGAGAGCGACCTGGCCGCCCACCaggacagggtggagcagaTCGCCGCCATCGCACAGGAGCTCAA TGAACTAGACTACCATGATGTGGCTGCTGTTAACCAGCGCTGCCAGGCCATCTGTGACCTATGGGACCAGCTGGGAACGTTGACTCAGAAGAGGCGGGAGGCGCTGGAG CGGACAGAGAAGCTGCTGGATACCATAGACCAGTTGTTCCTTGAGTTTGCGAAGAGAACGGCTCCGTTTAACAACTGGATGGAGGGAGCCATGGAGGACCTGCAGGACATGTTTATCGTGCACACCATCGAAGAGGTCCAG AGCCTCATTGCAGCCCACGAGCAGTTCAAGGCCACCCTCCCCGAGGCGGACGGAGAGCGGCAGGCCATCGTGGGGATCCAGAACGAGGTGCAGAAGATCTCCCAGAGCTATGGCATCAAGGCCAGCGACATCAACCCCTACTGTACCATCACCATGGAGGATCTCATGAACAAGTGGGACAAG aTCAAGAAGTTGGTTCCTGGGAGGGATGGCTCCCTACAGGAAGAGATGGCGCGCCAGCAGGCCAACGAAAGGCTGAGACGACAGTTTGCTGCCCAGGCTAACCTCATTGGACCGTGGATTCAGACCAGGATGGAG GAGGTTGGCCGCTGTTCCCTGGAGATGGGAGCCCTGGAGGACCAGATGACCCAGCTGAAGCAGTTTGAGCACATCATTGTTGCTTATAAACCCAACATTGACAAGCTGGAGGGAGACCACCAGCTCATCCAAGAGTCGCTGGTGTTTGATAACAAACACACCAACTACACCATGGAG CACATACGGGTGGGCTGGGAGCAGCTGTTGACCACCGTCGCCCGCACCATCAACGAGATTGAGACCCAGGTCCTGATCCGGGACGCCAAGGGCATCAGCCAGCAGCAGATGAACGAGTTCCGCTCCTCCTTCAGTCACTTTGACAGG AAGAAGAACGGAGCCATGGAGACAGATGATTTCAGAGCTTGCCTCATCTCCATGGGTTACGATCTG GGAGAGGTGGAGTTTGCCCGTATCATGCTGCTGGTGGACCCCAATGCCTCCGGGGCCGTCTCCTTCCAGTCCTTCATCGACTTCATGACCAGAGAAACCGCTGACACAGACACTGCTGACCAGGTCGTGGCCTCCTTCAGGATCCTGGCAACTGACAAG CCCTATATCCTtgtggaggagctgaggagggagCTGCCCCCTGACCAGGCGGAGTACTGCATCATGAGGATGCCTCCCTACAAGTGCCCCGGGGCGCCACCGGGGGCGCTAGACTACACTGCCTTCTCCACTGCGCTTTATGGGGAGAGCGACCTTTAA